In Geotalea uraniireducens, the genomic window GCGACGGGCTCCCACTAGTGCAGCTCCCGGTAAAGGCGGGCCGTTTCAATCGCGGTCATCGCCGCGTCGAACCCTTTGTTTCCGGCTTTGGTCCCGGCCCGCTCAATCGCCTGTTCGATGGAATCGGTGGTCAGGACGCCAAACGCTACCGGCACCCCGGTTTCGAGGGAAACATGGGCAACCCCCTTGGCAACCTCGGCGGCAACGTAGTCAAAATGAGGGGTAGCCCCGCGGATGACCGCGCCAAGACAGATGACGGCATCGTAACCACCGGCCTGGGCCAGCTTTTTCGCCGTCAGGGGAATCTCGAACGCTCCGGGGACCCGCACCACATCAACCTCCGCGGCATCCGCACCGTGACGCACCAGCGCATCCAGGGCTCCTTCCAGCAACCGTTCGCCGATAAAGCTGTTGAAACGGCTCACGATAATGCCGAACCGGAGTCCGGAGGCATCAAGCTTTCCTTCGATAAATCGCGGCATAGTATCCTCCCCAGATCACACTAGATATTTTCGAGCAGATGGCCGAGCTTCTCCCGCTTGGCTTTCAGATAGCCGATATTCGACTTGGTCGGCGGAATCTCGATGGGCACGCGTTCGACAATATTGATCCCATAGCCCTGCAGGCCGATCAGCTTCCGCGGGTTGTTGGTCAACAGACGGATATTCTTCACACCCAGATTGACGAGAATCTGGGCACCTATTCCGTAATCCCTCAGGTCCGGCTTGAAGCCGAGGGCCAGGTTGGCCTCGACGGTATCCTTCCCCTGATCCTGCAACGCATAAGCCTTCAGCTTGTTGAACAGACCGATCCCGCGCCCTTCCTGACGCATATAGAGGATGACCCCCCGCCCGGCCGCTTCGATCATCTCCATGGCCCGGTGAAGCTGGCTGCCGCAGTCACAGCGCAGGCTATGGAAAACGTCGCCGGTCATGCACTCCGAATGGACCCTGACCAGCACCGGCTCGTCCCCCTTGATCTCCCCCTTGACCAGGGCAAGGTGCTCCAGACGATCTACGTCGTTTTCAAAAGCCACCGCCCGGAAGTCCCCGCATTCCGTCGGCAGCAGCACATCCGCGGCACGCCGGACCAAAGATTCGTGCTTGAGTCGATAGGCAACGAGGTCGGCAATGGTGCAGATCTTCAAGTCGTGCTCTTTGGCGAATTTCTTAAGCTCCGGCATCCGCGCCATCGTGCCGTCGTCGTTCATGATCTCGCAGATGACGCCGGACGGCTTGAGCCCCGCCAGGCGGGCCATGTCAACGGACCCTTCGGTCTGGCCGGCCCGCACCAGCACACCGCCGTTGCGGGCGCGCAGCGGAAAGACATGCCCCGGCCGGGCAAGGTCGTCGGCCGTCGTCCCATCGGCCACAGCGGTAAGAATCGTGTGCGCCCGGTCGGCAGCCGAGATGCCGGTCGTCACCCCTTTTTTCGCTTCGATGGACACGGTAAAAGCCGTTCCGAACGAGGAGGTGTTCTCGGAAACCATCATCGGCAGCTGGAGATGATCGCACCGCTTCTGGGTCATGGTCAGGCAGACCAGGCCGCGACCGTAGCGGGCCATGAAATTGATCGCCTCGGGGGTGACCATTTCGGCCGCCATAGTCAGGTCGCCTTCGTTTTCACGATCTTCGTCGTCAACAAGGATGACCATCTTACCGCGGCGAATATCCTCGATTGCGTCTTCTATCTTGGCAACAGACATCGGTTACTCCATCTAGGGAAAATGTAACACACCTATATCTCACAGAAAGCCGTTCTTTGCAAGCAGATCAAGGGTTATCCGGCCGGCTGCCGCCGGCTGCCGGTCACCGGTCAGCAACCGTTCGACATACTTGCCGAGGATGTCCGTTTCGATATTCACCCGCATGCCGACTTTGCCGTTGTGCAGGGTGGTCATCACAGCGGTATGGGGAATAACATTGACGGAGAAGGTTTCCCCGTCAACGGCATTGACCGTGAGACTGATTCCGTCGAGCGCCACCGAACCTTTTTCGACGACATAGCGGCAGTTTTCCCGGGGGAGACGTACCCGAATGACAGTGTTGCCATCCAGAGACCGGCGCTCGACAATTTCGCCGAGGCAATCGACGTGTCCGGTAACCCAATGGCCGCCGAGCCGGTCGCCGAGCCGGAGTGCCTGCTCCAGATTCACCGCGGCGCCCGGGCCGAGTTGGCCGAGCGTGCTGCTCGCCAGGGTCTCGGGAGAGACATCGAACGTTAACTGTCCCGCCTGCCTGGCAACAACGGTAAGACAGGCGCCGTTCACCGCCACCGAATCACCGAGGGCAATCCCCTCAACCGGCAGGCTGGTGGCAACAGTCAACCGCCCGGCGGCAGCCGACCGTTCGAATTTACGGATCGAACCGACATCCTCGATCAGTCCGGTAAACATATCCCCTCCGGATAGGCTTCGATCATCACATCGTCGGCAAACCGGCGAACCGACACCCGCCCAAGGCGAAAACAGGCGTCCATTCGCACGGCCGACTCGCCGGCGAACGGTCCATAGCCGCCGGTGCCGCCAAGCAATTTGGGGGCATAAAATAGCACAAACTTGTCGATCAGGCCGTGGCGGAGAGCGTAGCCGGCCAGCTCGCCCCCCCCTTCCAGAAGGATTGACTGGACCCCTCGTTTGCCGAGAAGCGCCAGCAGCTCGGCCAAATCGACCCGACCCCCGACGGACCGACACGTCACGACTTCACAGCCGGCGGCGTCCAATGCCCCGATCCGTGCGGCATCCCGCGCCACCGTTGCGACAATGGTCCGGGCGGACGATTGCTGGCGCAGGAGGCGTGCCTCAGGAGACAGCCGCAATGAACTGTCAACGACGATCCGCAGGGGATCTTTACCGCCGGGAATCCGCGCCGTCAGCTGCGGATCATCCGCCTCGACCGTCCCGATGCCGACCATGACCGCATCGGCTGCCGAGCGGAGGCGGTGCACATAACGTCTCGACCGTTCATTGGTAATCCATTTGGAGTCGCCACTGGCAGTGGCGATTTTACCGTCCATCGTCATGGCACTTTTGCAGATGACAAAAGGCATCCCCGTCTGGACGTGCTTCAGGAATGGCTCGTTCAGGACGCGGCATTCCTCTTCCAGCACGCCGGTGATCACCTCGACACCCGCGGCCCGCAGCCGGGCTATGCCCCGGCCGCTGACCAGGGGATTCGGATCGACCATACCGATAACCACCCGCGCGAGGCCGGCCTCGACCAATGCATCGGCACAGGGAGGAGTCCGGCCGAAATGGGAGCACGGCTCAAGAGTAACGTAAGCATCCGCGCCGCGTGCCCGATCCCCCGCCTGACGCAAGGCATGCACCTCGGCATGGGGAGTGCCGGCCCGGCGATGCCAGCCGGTTCCGACCACCGCACCATCCTTGACGATGACACAACCGACCGCCGGATTCGGCGCCGTCTTGCCGACGCCCCGGCGAGCCAGTTTCAGTGCGTGATGCATCATCTGTTCGTTGAAGTCGGTCATGGTGGGCAATCACCGGGAAAAGCGTCCGGCAGCGGCAGCAGGGGCTGTATCACAGCGGAAGTGCTACTTCTTCAGCAAATCCTGCAATTCGGTCATGAATTCGTTGACATCCTTGAAGGATCGATAGACAGAGGCGAAACGCACATACGCGACCTCGTCGATCTCGTGGAGCTCAGTCATCACCCACTCGCCGATAGTGGTACTCGGCACTTCCTTTTCGCCCCACTCCTGCAGCCGCGATTCGAGCCGATCAACGAGCTTTTCGATCGTCTCCCGGGAGACCTTGCGCTTTTCGCAGGCTTTCTGAATCCCGGCAATGAGCTTCAGCCGATCGAACGGTTCGCGGCGGCCGTCTTTTTTAAGCACCAGCGGGAGCGTCTCTTCGATCCGCTCGTAGGTGGTGAACCGCTTGGCGCACGATTCGCACTCGCGACGGCGCCGGATAGCCGCCCCCCCTTTGTCGGGGCGGGAATCGACGACCTTGCTGTCGGAAAAGGCGCAAAAAGGGCATTTCATCGCTGGTCACCTTGGGGTAGTTCAGTAAACTTCTCGACGTGGACGCCGGACTCCGCGATCATCTCCTGAGCCAGCTGATCGGAATACCCCTCTTCGTAAACAATCCGGCGAATGCCGGCATTGATCAGCATCTTCGAGCAGATGATGCACGGCATGGTGGTACAGTAGAGCGTACTCCCGTCAATGTTCGTACCATGCTTGGCCGCCTGAATGATCGCATTCTGTTCGGCATGCAGCCCGCGACAGAGTTCATGCCGCTCCCCCGAGGGGATATTGAGCCGTTCGCGCAGACAGCCGACCTCAAGGCAATGGGCAACACCCGACGGCGCACCATTATATCCGGTGGCAAGGATATTTTTGTCCTTGACGATGACAGCCCCCACTTGACGCCGCAAACAAGTGGACCGCTTGGCGACAAGGTGGGTAATCTCCATAAAGTACTCATCCCATGTTGGTCGAGACATAGCTTCCCTCAATCAATAATCGGCAAAGAATACCCGATAGCCCCAGGAAGGTCAAGGAATTAGCCACTTATCACTCATCGCCGGCAGTGGAACGAAGCCGTTTTTTCAGGGCAACACGTTTCTTGTCACTAAGGCGCCGTTCCTTCTCTCCTTTCGGCACCGGAGAAGCAACCCGCCTTTTCTGCCGCTGTTGCCTCCGCTGCAGCACCTGCTGCAGACGCGCCAGGGCCAGTTCCCGGTTACGGGCCTGGGAGCGATGCTCACAGGCTTGAACGACAATACCGGTCGGCAGGTGGCGAATCCGAACACAGCTTTCCGTCACATTCCGATGCTGTCCACCGGGACCCGAACCGCGGTAATATTCAACACGGAGATCACTTTCCTTGATTTCAACCATCCCGGCCCTCTCCTTTGCCAGCAGCGATTAATTCTTATCATAGCAGAAATCGGCAAGACACTGCAGCGGTTCAGAACGCCCTCTTTACAGAACTGATAAAAGTCTATTACACTGAACCGGTATTCTCTCCCGACAACCGCAACATCCCCTGTTTCGAGGAAACAGCCATGCATGGTGAAGAACTCCTGCAAAAATACTTCGGCACCGAGAGCGTAAGCTTGGCCATCGTTCTCGAACACAGCAGGGCTGTTGCCCGAAAAGCGTTAGAGGTCGCCCGACGACTGGCCGAAAAACAACCGCTCGACCTGCAATTCATCGAGGAAGCGGCCCTGTTGCACGACATCGGCATCTGCGAAACCAACGCGGCAAAACTTGGCTGCTCCGGCGAAGCCCCCTACATTGTCCACGGCATTCTCGGTCGGCAAATCCTCGAAAGCGAGGGCTTGCCACGCCACGCGCTACTGTGCGAACGCCATATCGGCGTCGGCCTTACGGTCGATGACATCGTCAGTCAAAACCTCCCCCTCCCCCACCGCGAGATGGTTCCACTCACCACCGAAGAACGGATCGTCTGTTATGCCGATCTCTTTTTCTCCAAGAAACCCGACAATCTGAGCAGGGAAAAATCCGTGGCCGAAGTCAGACAGAACCTGGGCGTCTTTGGAGAACATAAGATCGCAATTTTCGATAATTGGCACCAGAACTTCAACAAATAGTCATCCACACACCTACTTACCTACACATCTCGAACACCGTCAGAATCCCAATAGAGGCTCCCGCGCCATCTTGTGCTATAGTTAGCACAGAAAGACTCGCAGGGGGAATGCCATGGCAGTACCGGCAGCATTGAAAAAGATATCCGCCACCATTTGGGAACTCCCGGTATCGTATAAGGCGGGCATGCTGGTCCCGGCCCGTATCATTGCCGACGAGCGGTTGATCAATGCCATGGATGCCGGCGTATTTGAACAGGCAGCCAACGTCGCCTGCCTGCCGGGTATCCAGAAATATTCCTACTGCATGCCCGACGGCCATTGGGGATACGGCTTTCCCATCGGTGGCGTGGCGGCTATAGACCCGGCAACCGGGGTTATTTCCCCCGGGGGGATCGGCTTCGACATCAACTGCGGGATGCGCCTGGTGCTGACCAATCTCGTCGAAGAAGAGGTTCGGCCACGGCTTCGGGAACTTGTCGACGCGCTCTTTCAGCGCGTACCGGCGGGCGTTGGCAGCCACGGCTTCGTCAAACTGAGCCATGACGAATTTTGCCGCGTTGCCGAAATGGGCTCACGCTGGTGCCTGAAACATGGCTATGGTTGGCCGGAAGATCTGGAACTCACCGAAGAAGGGGGCTGCTTTGCCGGGGCCGACGCTACCAAGGTCAGTCAGCGAGCGATCGAGCGCGGCTACAACCAGATCGGCACCCTGGGTTCGGGAAATCACTACCTCGAAATCCAGGTAGCCCGCCCGGAAAATATTTTCGACGGGGAAACAGCCCGGACGTTCGGGATTACCAGGCCGAACCAGGTTGTGATCATGTTCCATTGCGGCAGTCGCGGTTTCGGTCACCAGATCGCCACGGACTACCTGCAGCGGTTCCTGGCCGTGATGACCAGCAAATACGGCATTACGATGCACGACCGCGAGCTGGCTTGTGCCCCGTTCCGCTCCCCTGAAGGGCAGGATTACTTTGCCGCAATGAAATGCGCGGTCAACATGGCCTTTGCCAATCGCCAGGTGATCCTGCACCGGATTCGCGAGGTGTTTTCCGATCTGTTTCACCGTGACCCCGACGACCTGGGGATGGGGATGGTCTACGACGTGGCCCACAATACCGCCAAACTGGAGACCCACCTTGTGGATGGAAAACGGCGTCAGCTCCTGGTCCACCGCAAAGGCGCCACCCGCTCGTTCGGCCCAGGCCAGGAGGGAATTCCCGAACGCTACCGGGAAACCGGCCAGCCGGTGATCATCGGCGGCAGCATGGAAACCGGCTCCTATTTGCTGGCCGGCGAGCCCGGCGGTACCGACACATTCTTTACTACCGCCCATGGCAGCGGCCGGACAATGAGCCGCCACCAGGCGAAAAGAATGGTCAAAGGCCAGAAACTCCAGCGAGACATGGAAGAGCGGGGAATCTATGTACGAACGGCGTCATGGGGAGGGTTGGCGGAAGAAGCGGGGTTTGCCTACAAAGACATCGATGCGGTTGCGGAAGCAACGGAACTGGCAGGTTTGAGCAGGCGGGTGGCCAGGCTGCGGCCGATCGGCAACGTCAAAGGCTGACAGGCACGCTCAGATTTTGAAGTCGACAACCAGCCCCTTCAATTCCATGATCTTGTTGGTTATCGCCAACCGATCCTTGTTTTCAGCCATGATCAACCGATAGAGATTATCCGCTTCCCGATCGATCACCGTGATAATTTCGAAACAGCGAGGATTAAGCGTCGTCCCCCCTACCCGCTCCAACCGATAGGCATGGGTAGTAACTTTCTTGGTAAGAGCGGCAATCAGGTCACGGAACACTCTGAAATTGGCCATGGTCGGTTCCCGCTCCAGATCGGTTCCAGCCTGATCGATTTCCTCTTTCAAATCCTGGAGTTCCTGCTCATAACCCTCAAACTCCAGTTGCTGGCGCGAAAGAGTCCTGACAAAAGGCGAGGGGCTGCCGCCGTCCGATTTTACCAACGTCCCCTTTTTAGTTTTCTTGCCGACGTCCCGCGACGATATTTTGTCGTCAATGCGCATAGACTTGCCCTTATTTGCCGTCGCCGACAGAGCGTTGCCACGGCGAATCCGGCACCGCAATACAATTGCCGCTCCAGGTGATCGAATCGATTGTTTCCCGGGAATCAACGCCGACAATCCGCTCGCAGTTGAGATTTACCGGCCCGCCGTAGGTGTAAACGCCGCCCCGGTCCTCATACCAGTGATAAAACTTGTTCCCCGAGGCGTCCGTCGAGACGGTGGACGGCGGACCGACACGATCGATCAGCTCTTCGAGGCTGGCACCCTGCCAGGCATTGAGCTGTTGGCGAACCGGAGAACACCCGGCTAAAAATAATGCGACGACGAAGGCAAAGCGGGCAGATTTCACAAGTCACCTTTTTCCACCAGGGATTGGACGATTCAGCTCAAGCACAAAGTACGCCAACACACATCCTGCATCTCACTTCAAAAGCACTGGAAAGCCATACCCTACCGCGTGTCATTTTTTCGCCCGGCTCGGGGAATTAGTGTATACTGATCAACCGGAGCTACCCCGCACCGCGAGAAGCGCATTAACCATAATACATCAAGTAGATGAGATCAATTGTTTTAGTCAGGGGGGATAATGGCGAAACGAGTCTTTATCGGCGCAACAGGCCAAAACTGTGGCAAGACCACCATGAGCGTGTCGCTCATGCATCTGGCAAGACAGAAATATGAGCGGGTCGGCTTCATCAAGCCGATCGGACCGAAGATCGAACTTTACCAGGATTTGACCATCGATATGGACGCCATCCTGATGGCCAAGACTTTCGGCCTGGAAGAAGACATCCGCTTGATGAATCCGGTGTCGCTGCACAAAAGCTTCACGCGCGATTACCTGAATGGCAAGCTTGATTGCCATGCACTGAAAAAGAACATCATCGAATCATTCGCCGTCCTCGACGAGAAATACGACTTTCTGATCATAGAAGGCGCCGGCCACTGCGGCGTCGGGTCGGTGATCGGTCTGAGCAACGCCTGTGTTGCCAGGAGCCTGAACGCCCCGGTCATCATCGTCACCGACAGCGGCATCGGCAGTGCGATTGATGCGGTACATCTGAACCTGGCCCTTTACGAAAAAGAAGACGCCGACGTCCGGATGGTGATCGTAAATAAACTCCGTGCCGATAAGCGGGAATCGGTCCTTGGCTTTCTCCGCAAAGGTTTTCCCGGGCGGAACATCCAGGTATCCGGCGGCTTCAATTATTCGCCGATTCTGGCTAATCCAACCTTGAGCCACATCGGCAAACTGCTCAACCTGCCGCTGCATGGCGATCCGGACGGTCGGAGCAGAATTCTCCACCATATCCAGTTGGGCGCCGCCTCGTCACAGCGGGTCGCCGATGGGCTGGAGGATTCCACCCTCATGGTACTGACCAGCTCCCGCGACGAACTGATTGTGACTCTCTCCTCGCTTTATCACATTCCTGCCTACCAGGAGAAAATCGCCGGGCTGGCCATCGCCGGCCATGTTCCCGTTTCGGAGATCACCCAGCAGATCCTCGACGACAGCAATATTCCCTACATCAGGGTCCACGATTCGACAGCCAACGTCTTCACGACACTACTTGAAGACGTCTCGAAAATCACCGCCGAGGATCGGGAAAAGATTTCCTGGATCACCACCAACGCCGAGAACGAAATCGATTTCGAGGCGATCGACGCTCTTCTCTAAGGCGGGGAACGCCCCATGCCGTATCGCTACCTGGAAGAGATCGCCACGGCCGACATTGCCTTCGAGGCGTGGGGAACAACACAGGAAGAACTGTTTATCGCCGCCGCCGATGCCCTCTTGGGCGTCATGGTTGAAGAGCCGGCGACGGTAGCCCCGGTCGTTGCCGTGGCGATCGAGCTGGCCGGCGAGCAGCTCGATCTACTCCTTTTTGCCTTTCTCCAGGAGCTCGTGTACCACAAAGACGCCCGGCAACTGCTCTTGCGCATCACTGACATCGCGCTCTCTGGCACCCCCGCCCGGAGCAGTCTCACAGCGGTGGCCCGCGGCGAAGAGATCAACCCGGGAAAACATACCATGATTGTCGATGTGAAAGCGGTAACCCTCCATCGGTTCCTGGTCGAATACCGTGAAGGCTGCTGGCGGGCAACCGTCATTCTCGACATCTAACCCCGCCGGGCGCGCGAGCGAACCAGGGCTTTCTGCAACTCCGACACCACCAGCAATGTCCCCACGGCAACGGCAATAGTGAGCGACAGTTCGCGAATTGTCAGCGGACAGGTAGCGAAGATTCTGTTACCGGGCGGGAAATATACCACCGTCAGCTGCAGCAGCAGCGTAACGAACAGTGCTCCGACCAGTGGCCGATTGGTAAACAGGCCGATACTGAATAACGACCGCCGGTCGGAACGAACGGCCATGGCAACCGTAAGCCGGTTGACCACCAGAAACGTCAACACCATTGTTTGCCAGGCACAGCCAGCCCGCATGGTAAGCGCCTGCAATACCAGGGCGCCGGCTCCGATCAACACCCCGAACCCGACGACGAAATACCCCCGCCCGCCGGCGAAGATCCCCTCGGTCGGGTTGATCGGCGGTCGATTCATGATGTCGTCGTCAGCCGGTTCGCTGGCTAATGCCAGTCCGGGCAGACTGTCGCAGAGCAGATTCAGCCAGAGGATCTGGATCGGCAGCAACAACAGCGGCAGGCCAAAGAGCGGCCCGAACGCCACGGCAATCAAAGTGCCGGTATTCGAGGTAATGGAATAGATGATAAATTTGCGGATATTGGCGAAAATCTGCCGACCTTCCCGCACCGCCCTGACTATCGTTGCAAAATTATCGTCCAGGAGAACCATGGCCGCCGCCTCTTTGGCTACATCCGTGCCGGTAATCCCCATCGCCACGCCGATGTCCGCCTTTTTGATCGCCGGAGCATCGTTTACCCCGTCACCGGTCATGGCGACAAAGTGCCCCCGTTGCTGCAACGCGTTGACAATGTTCAGCTTCTGCTCCGGGACCACCCGCGCATAGACCCTGACCGATTCCACCCGGGCGACAAGTTCGTCAAAAGAGAGCGCGGCCAGCTCGGTACCGGTCATTACCGCGGTGCCGTCATGGTCAATGATTGCCAGACGCCGGGCAATGGCTCGAGCAGTCAGGGGATGGTCCCCAGTGATCATGACGGGAGTGATTCCCGCCGTACGGCACTGGGCAACCGCCTGCTGAGCTTCGGGACGGGGTGGATCGATCATCCCGACCAGGCCGAGGAAGGTCAGGCCCGATTCCAGGTTGTCACTCCCAGGGATGTCGGGGAGGCGATCATAGGTCCGCATGGCAACGGCCAGGACTCTCTGCCCCTCCCCCGCGAGGGCCTCGACCTGCCGTGCTATGCCCTCCTCACGCAATGGCTCAGCAACGCCACCATCACCCAAGGCGGAGGCCGAAGAGCCAACCACCACTTCGACGGCACCTTTGGTAAAGGAAATTACCCGTTCGCCCCAACGATGCACGGTGGTCATGCATTTTCGGCTGGAATCGAAAGGGAGTTCGGCAAGCCGGGGGAAAAGCCGTTCCAGTTCGGCCCGGTCGTATCCTGCGGCCCGGGCTGCAACGCTCAAAGCTACTTCGGTCGGATCGCCGGTCAATTCCCCCTGATCATCAATCGCGGCATCGTTGGAGAGAGCCAGAGCGGTCAAGAGGAGCGCAACGGGAGATTGCGGTCTTTCAGCGGCAGGCCGCCACGGGGGGGCTGCGCCTGGCGTAAACGACGTCACGCCGGCCCAGATCGTTTCCACCGTCATCCGGTTCAAGGTCAGGGTACCGGTCTTGTCGCTACAGATATAGGTAACGGAACCGAGGGTTTCCACCGCCGGCAACCGGCGGATCAAGGCGTTCTGACGCACCAGCCGGCGGGCGCCGAAGGCCAGGGTTATCGACACCACCGCCGGCAACGCCTCGGGAATTGCCGCCACGGCCAGCGAAATCACCGTCAAAAGCATCATGAACAGCGGCTCGCCATGAAGGGTGCCAGCGACAAACATCACCAGACAGGCGCAAAAAATCGCTATTGACAACCGCTGGCCAAACAGGGCGAGGCGGCGCTGTAACGGCGTCTGAACCGCCTTCGTCGACCGGATCGCCTCGGCGATCCGCCCCAGTTCGGTACCCATGCCGGTGGTTACCGCGACCCCCATCCCCCGCCCGTAGGAAACCACCGTCCCCATATATGCCATATCGAGCCGGTCACCCAGTGAGACCTGTTCGTCGGCCGGTGGCGCAACGGTCTTTTCCACCGGCTGCGACTCGCCGGTCAGCGCCGCCTCCATTGCTTGCAGATGAACGGCTTCGAGCAGGCGGAGATCGGCGGGAACGATGTTGCCCGCCTCGAGCAGGACAATGTCCCCGGGGACGATCTCGCGTGCGGCAACCGAGATTCTGGCCCCATCCCGCAACAGGATCGCCGTGCTTTCGGCCATCTTTCGCAGGG contains:
- a CDS encoding cation-translocating P-type ATPase, which gives rise to MEWYRLSHTETLRALDATATGLTIAEARKRLAQFGMNEIRHEAQRKPLRMFLGQFTDFMIIVLLIAAVISGIIGKPGDALPILAIVLLNAIIGFVQEFRAERALIALRKMAESTAILLRDGARISVAAREIVPGDIVLLEAGNIVPADLRLLEAVHLQAMEAALTGESQPVEKTVAPPADEQVSLGDRLDMAYMGTVVSYGRGMGVAVTTGMGTELGRIAEAIRSTKAVQTPLQRRLALFGQRLSIAIFCACLVMFVAGTLHGEPLFMMLLTVISLAVAAIPEALPAVVSITLAFGARRLVRQNALIRRLPAVETLGSVTYICSDKTGTLTLNRMTVETIWAGVTSFTPGAAPPWRPAAERPQSPVALLLTALALSNDAAIDDQGELTGDPTEVALSVAARAAGYDRAELERLFPRLAELPFDSSRKCMTTVHRWGERVISFTKGAVEVVVGSSASALGDGGVAEPLREEGIARQVEALAGEGQRVLAVAMRTYDRLPDIPGSDNLESGLTFLGLVGMIDPPRPEAQQAVAQCRTAGITPVMITGDHPLTARAIARRLAIIDHDGTAVMTGTELAALSFDELVARVESVRVYARVVPEQKLNIVNALQQRGHFVAMTGDGVNDAPAIKKADIGVAMGITGTDVAKEAAAMVLLDDNFATIVRAVREGRQIFANIRKFIIYSITSNTGTLIAVAFGPLFGLPLLLLPIQILWLNLLCDSLPGLALASEPADDDIMNRPPINPTEGIFAGGRGYFVVGFGVLIGAGALVLQALTMRAGCAWQTMVLTFLVVNRLTVAMAVRSDRRSLFSIGLFTNRPLVGALFVTLLLQLTVVYFPPGNRIFATCPLTIRELSLTIAVAVGTLLVVSELQKALVRSRARRG